A section of the Microbacterium sp. MM2322 genome encodes:
- a CDS encoding LysM peptidoglycan-binding domain-containing protein, giving the protein MNSITTTTSPATHTRLRLTTRGRRVLATLAALPAVAALGVAIVSSGGALASGDAGAPSGSFDTVTVLPGDSLWTIAKDVAPDSDPRDVIDEIVRLNALPSSVLDAGQSLAIPAAYSAQAAE; this is encoded by the coding sequence ATGAACTCGATCACCACAACCACCAGTCCCGCTACGCACACCCGTCTGCGCCTGACGACCCGGGGCCGCCGCGTGCTCGCGACGCTCGCTGCTCTGCCGGCGGTGGCTGCTCTCGGTGTGGCCATCGTCTCGAGCGGCGGGGCGCTCGCGAGCGGTGACGCGGGCGCCCCGTCCGGGTCGTTCGATACGGTGACCGTGCTCCCCGGTGATTCCCTGTGGACCATCGCGAAGGACGTCGCCCCCGACAGTGACCCGCGAGACGTGATCGATGAGATCGTCCGCTTGAACGCGCTCCCGTCGTCTGTCCTCGACGCGGGTCAGTCGCTCGCCATCCCCGCCGCCTACAGTGCTCAGGCGGCCGAGTAA
- a CDS encoding prolyl oligopeptidase family serine peptidase, whose translation MTTIAPYGSWISPLSAADASAAAARYDGARFVADEIWWGETLAEEAGRSSVRRAVDGEVEDVLPAPWSARSRVHEYGGGSWTTDPVGRLFFVEKSDQRVWTLRPGEEPTALTPEDPSARHGGLRWQNGVLLAVREVHDGGPVPRRSIVSIPLAGGDVREVVAGSDFLAHPALSPDGRRLAWVAWDHPDMPWDRTQIRVGELEDGVITTWRAVTSGGTAALQPEWDAAGRLTFVDEPTGRWNLWRREAASDRPAEAVAPADADTGGGLWVLGARWYVPLDDGGFVAIRTNGADEVMRIDAAGVVSTTDVPARSRAIVEDVSGSRVLVSGAAPGVTGIWEIAADGEVTMVVGTRSELGDEWIPAVRPLTVPGEHGEVHAFDHPPTNPDFSAPDGELPPYVVFVHGGPTAHVGGVADSRITYFTSRGIGILEVNYGGSTGYGRDYRRRLLGQWGIVDRDDVAAAASGLAADGRADAGRIAIAGGSAGGWTVLAALVGTDVFGAGISRYGVGDARLLATDTHDFEARYLDGLIGPLPEAEALYVERSPLGRTEGFRVPVLLLQGAEDAVVPPTQAEAIRDALAAKGVPHAYVLYEGEGHGFRSATTVVHALESELAFLGQVFGFETPGVTAITLD comes from the coding sequence ATGACGACGATCGCCCCGTACGGTTCCTGGATCTCACCGCTGTCCGCGGCGGATGCCTCTGCTGCGGCCGCCCGCTACGACGGCGCACGGTTCGTGGCCGACGAGATCTGGTGGGGTGAGACGCTCGCCGAGGAAGCGGGCCGCTCATCGGTACGTCGCGCCGTCGACGGTGAGGTCGAGGACGTTCTCCCCGCACCGTGGAGCGCACGGTCGCGCGTGCACGAGTACGGCGGGGGTTCCTGGACGACGGACCCCGTCGGGCGCCTGTTCTTCGTCGAGAAGTCGGACCAGCGCGTCTGGACGCTCCGCCCGGGCGAGGAACCGACAGCGCTCACCCCCGAGGACCCGAGCGCGCGTCACGGCGGCCTCCGCTGGCAGAACGGCGTCCTGCTCGCCGTCCGCGAAGTGCACGACGGCGGCCCCGTTCCCCGCCGCTCGATCGTGTCGATCCCGCTCGCGGGAGGGGATGTCCGCGAGGTCGTCGCGGGCAGCGACTTCCTCGCCCACCCTGCGCTGTCGCCCGACGGGCGCCGGCTCGCCTGGGTCGCGTGGGACCACCCCGACATGCCGTGGGACCGTACGCAGATCCGGGTGGGCGAGCTCGAAGACGGTGTGATCACGACGTGGCGAGCGGTGACGTCCGGCGGGACGGCCGCCCTGCAGCCCGAATGGGATGCCGCGGGCCGCCTCACGTTCGTCGACGAGCCGACCGGGCGATGGAACCTCTGGCGGCGGGAGGCGGCATCCGATCGTCCCGCCGAGGCGGTCGCTCCCGCCGACGCCGACACCGGCGGCGGGCTCTGGGTGCTCGGAGCGCGCTGGTACGTGCCCCTCGACGACGGCGGATTCGTGGCGATCCGGACGAACGGCGCCGACGAGGTCATGCGGATCGACGCGGCCGGAGTCGTCTCCACGACGGACGTCCCCGCTCGCTCTCGCGCCATCGTGGAGGACGTCAGCGGGTCGCGCGTCCTGGTGTCCGGCGCCGCACCGGGGGTGACGGGAATCTGGGAGATCGCCGCCGACGGAGAGGTGACGATGGTCGTCGGAACCCGCTCCGAGCTCGGCGACGAGTGGATCCCTGCGGTTCGGCCGCTCACAGTCCCCGGCGAGCATGGGGAGGTCCATGCGTTCGACCACCCGCCGACGAACCCGGACTTCTCCGCCCCCGATGGGGAGCTCCCGCCCTACGTCGTCTTCGTGCACGGCGGTCCGACCGCCCACGTCGGCGGCGTCGCGGACAGCCGGATCACCTACTTCACGAGTCGCGGCATCGGGATCCTAGAGGTCAACTACGGCGGCTCCACCGGCTACGGCCGGGACTACCGGCGGCGCCTCCTCGGCCAGTGGGGCATCGTCGATCGCGACGATGTCGCGGCCGCGGCATCCGGACTCGCTGCCGACGGACGAGCGGATGCCGGGCGCATCGCGATCGCAGGCGGTTCCGCCGGCGGCTGGACGGTGCTGGCCGCCCTCGTTGGGACGGACGTGTTCGGCGCCGGTATCTCGCGCTACGGAGTGGGAGACGCGCGCCTGCTCGCCACCGACACGCACGACTTCGAGGCGCGGTACCTCGACGGGCTCATCGGGCCGCTCCCCGAAGCCGAGGCACTGTACGTCGAGCGCTCACCGCTGGGGCGCACCGAAGGGTTCCGGGTTCCCGTCCTCCTCCTGCAGGGCGCTGAGGATGCGGTGGTGCCGCCGACCCAGGCCGAGGCGATCCGCGATGCCCTCGCCGCGAAGGGCGTGCCCCATGCCTACGTGCTGTACGAGGGCGAAGGTCACGGATTCCGGAGCGCGACCACCGTCGTCCACGCGCTGGAGTCCGAGCTCGCGTTCCTCGGTCAGGTCTTCGGGTTCGAGACTCCCGGCGTCACGGCGATCACGCTCGACTGA
- the hisB gene encoding imidazoleglycerol-phosphate dehydratase HisB: MSTPAPRTASVRRATSESTIELDLDLDGTGQSTIETTVPFFDHLLTAFAKHSLIDLTVRATGDTHIDAHHTVEDTAIVLGQAIRQALGDKAGISRYGDALVPLDEALAQAVVDISGRPYLVHSGEPEGYEFHLIGGHFTGSLVRHTFEAIAFHAGLTVHVTLVAGRDPHHIAEAEYKAFARAFRQAKSLDPLVQGIPSTKGAL; this comes from the coding sequence ATGAGCACCCCCGCGCCCCGCACCGCCTCTGTCCGGCGTGCGACCAGCGAGTCGACCATCGAACTCGATCTGGATCTCGACGGCACCGGTCAGAGCACGATCGAGACGACCGTACCGTTCTTCGACCACCTGCTCACGGCCTTCGCGAAGCACTCCCTCATCGACCTGACGGTTCGTGCCACGGGCGACACCCACATCGACGCGCACCACACGGTCGAGGACACCGCCATCGTGCTGGGCCAGGCGATCCGTCAGGCCCTCGGCGACAAGGCCGGCATCTCGCGCTACGGCGATGCCCTCGTTCCCCTCGACGAGGCGCTGGCCCAGGCCGTCGTCGACATCAGCGGTCGCCCCTACCTCGTCCACTCCGGTGAGCCGGAGGGGTACGAGTTCCACCTCATCGGCGGCCACTTCACCGGTTCGCTCGTGCGTCACACGTTCGAGGCGATCGCGTTCCACGCCGGTCTCACGGTGCACGTCACGCTCGTCGCCGGGCGTGACCCGCACCACATCGCCGAAGCCGAGTACAAGGCTTTCGCGCGCGCGTTCCGTCAGGCGAAGTCCCTCGACCCGCTCGTGCAGGGAATCCCCAGCACGAAGGGCGCGCTGTGA
- the lexA gene encoding transcriptional repressor LexA yields MSDKPQTRRRKSLSDKQLAILEVIQRSIARHGYPPSMREIGDAVGLKSLSSVTHQLNQLELSGYLRRDPGKTRAMEVLIDLPGAAGENPADTAPAVGDAAMVPLVGRIAAGVPITADQQVEEVFPLPRQLVGKGELFMLKVSGDSMIDAAICDGDWVVIRSQADASNGEIVAAMLDGEATVKTFRQRDGHTWLLPRNSAFEPILGDDAVVLGKVVAVLRAV; encoded by the coding sequence ATGAGCGACAAGCCGCAGACGCGACGGCGCAAGAGCCTGAGCGACAAGCAGCTCGCGATCCTCGAGGTGATCCAGCGATCCATCGCGCGGCACGGATATCCGCCGAGCATGCGCGAGATCGGTGACGCCGTCGGCCTGAAGTCGCTGTCGAGCGTGACCCATCAGCTGAACCAGCTCGAGCTCAGCGGGTACCTCCGACGCGACCCCGGCAAGACCCGCGCCATGGAGGTGCTCATCGACCTTCCCGGCGCCGCGGGAGAGAACCCCGCCGACACCGCCCCCGCCGTGGGCGACGCGGCTATGGTCCCGCTCGTGGGGCGGATCGCAGCGGGCGTTCCGATCACCGCCGACCAGCAGGTGGAGGAGGTCTTCCCCCTTCCTCGCCAGCTCGTCGGCAAGGGCGAGCTCTTCATGCTGAAGGTGTCGGGCGATTCCATGATCGACGCCGCCATCTGCGATGGGGACTGGGTCGTCATCCGTTCGCAGGCTGACGCGTCGAACGGTGAGATCGTCGCGGCGATGCTCGATGGCGAGGCGACCGTGAAGACCTTCCGTCAGCGGGACGGCCACACGTGGCTCCTCCCCCGCAACTCCGCCTTCGAGCCCATCCTCGGCGACGATGCCGTCGTGCTCGGCAAGGTGGTCGCGGTGCTGCGCGCCGTCTGA
- a CDS encoding methylenetetrahydrofolate reductase: MSIIQTPSATSVPVSFEVYPPRDDAADAALHETIAKLAAVDPSFISVTYGAGGSTAGRSLEVLRHILRETRVEPLAHLTCVGNSYRQATALIREFLDAGVRSFLALRGDPPDGGGSGAVGDLESAAQLVQLIDRVQAECSPYTEAPIPGVPGAARVERRRHVDIAVAAFPNGHPRSRYPAEHIDALLAKQAAGATLAITQLFFHADDYLSFVARARSAGVEIPILPGIMPITSPSRLRRIVELTGEPVPGTLAVDLDVEPTVEGRRDVGVRYAARLCRAVLDGGAPGIHLYAFNHHRTVLATLAEAGVITPIEETS; this comes from the coding sequence ATGTCGATCATCCAGACCCCGTCCGCCACTTCGGTGCCGGTCTCGTTCGAGGTCTACCCGCCGCGCGATGACGCGGCCGATGCGGCGCTGCACGAGACGATCGCGAAGCTCGCCGCCGTCGATCCGTCGTTCATCTCGGTCACCTACGGTGCGGGCGGGTCCACCGCAGGCCGATCGCTCGAGGTCTTGAGGCACATCCTGCGGGAGACCCGCGTCGAACCGCTGGCTCACCTCACGTGCGTCGGCAACTCCTACCGTCAGGCGACCGCGCTCATCCGTGAGTTCCTCGACGCGGGCGTCCGGTCATTCCTCGCGCTCCGGGGCGATCCGCCGGACGGCGGGGGGAGCGGCGCCGTGGGAGACCTGGAAAGCGCCGCTCAGCTCGTCCAGCTCATCGATCGGGTGCAGGCCGAATGTTCGCCCTACACCGAGGCGCCCATCCCCGGTGTCCCCGGTGCCGCGCGCGTCGAGCGGCGCCGTCACGTCGACATCGCCGTGGCCGCGTTCCCCAATGGGCACCCGCGTTCGCGCTACCCCGCGGAGCACATCGACGCCCTCCTCGCGAAACAGGCCGCGGGGGCGACCCTCGCGATCACGCAGCTGTTCTTCCATGCCGACGACTACCTCTCCTTCGTCGCCCGCGCCCGCTCGGCCGGCGTCGAGATCCCGATCCTCCCCGGCATCATGCCGATCACGTCGCCCTCACGCCTGCGTCGCATCGTCGAGCTCACGGGAGAACCCGTCCCCGGCACGCTGGCGGTCGACCTCGATGTGGAGCCCACGGTCGAGGGACGGCGCGACGTCGGTGTGCGCTACGCGGCGCGCCTGTGCCGTGCCGTTCTCGACGGCGGGGCCCCCGGCATCCATCTGTACGCCTTCAACCATCACCGCACCGTTCTCGCCACCCTCGCAGAGGCGGGCGTCATCACCCCGATCGAGGAGACCTCATGA
- a CDS encoding histidinol-phosphate transaminase, with the protein MSASLDDLPLRDDLRGQIPYGAPQAALPVTLNVNENTHPVPEEVADDILDAIAQALRDINRYPDREFTVLREGFADYLGHGLEPEQIWAANGSNEVLHHLLQAFAGPGRTAFGFSPTYSMYPLLTGATGATYVSGTRGEDFTISAADAAEQVDRAQPDVVFLCSPNNPTGTPLALDVVEAVYEASQGLVIVDEAYQEFAPHDEPSALTLLHGRERLVVSRTMSKAFAFAGARVGYLAADPAVIDALRLVRLPYHLSALTQAAATAALRHAPTMLGMVDDIVAQRDRISATLSALGYSPYESWSNFVLFGGVDDPAATWQGLYDRGILVRDVGLPHTLRVSAGSEEESTAFLEALASL; encoded by the coding sequence GTGAGTGCGAGTCTCGACGACCTACCCCTCCGCGACGACCTGCGCGGGCAGATCCCTTACGGAGCTCCGCAAGCAGCGCTTCCGGTGACACTCAACGTCAACGAGAACACCCACCCGGTTCCCGAAGAGGTTGCGGACGACATCCTCGACGCGATCGCGCAGGCGCTTCGCGATATCAACCGGTATCCCGACCGCGAATTCACCGTTCTTCGAGAGGGTTTCGCCGACTATCTGGGGCACGGTCTCGAGCCCGAGCAGATCTGGGCGGCGAACGGTTCCAACGAGGTCCTTCACCACCTGCTTCAGGCCTTCGCAGGCCCCGGACGCACGGCTTTCGGGTTCTCACCGACCTATTCGATGTATCCGTTGCTCACCGGTGCGACCGGTGCCACTTATGTCAGCGGCACGAGGGGCGAGGACTTCACGATCAGCGCGGCTGACGCGGCCGAGCAGGTCGATCGTGCGCAGCCCGACGTCGTCTTCCTGTGCTCGCCGAACAATCCCACCGGAACGCCGCTGGCGCTCGATGTGGTCGAGGCGGTGTACGAAGCGTCGCAGGGGCTCGTGATCGTCGATGAGGCGTACCAGGAATTCGCACCGCACGACGAGCCCTCCGCTCTCACGCTCCTGCACGGTCGCGAACGGCTCGTCGTCTCGCGCACGATGAGCAAAGCCTTCGCCTTCGCCGGAGCTCGTGTGGGCTACCTGGCCGCCGATCCTGCGGTCATCGATGCCCTACGGCTCGTCCGGCTGCCGTACCACCTGAGCGCGCTCACGCAGGCCGCAGCGACGGCCGCACTCCGGCACGCCCCCACCATGCTCGGCATGGTCGACGACATCGTCGCTCAGCGCGACCGGATCTCCGCGACGCTCTCCGCACTCGGCTACTCCCCGTACGAGAGCTGGTCCAACTTCGTCCTCTTCGGCGGCGTCGACGACCCCGCCGCCACCTGGCAGGGCTTGTACGACCGCGGCATCCTCGTCCGTGACGTCGGTCTTCCCCACACGCTCCGTGTCTCCGCGGGCAGCGAAGAGGAGTCGACCGCGTTCCTCGAGGCCCTCGCGTCCCTCTGA
- a CDS encoding DUF1844 domain-containing protein — MSTIPADHSDHDPERLSRWDEQERVAQSATRDIADVPAVEVITTTSVHLMSAAAVKLGLADAPDQQKDLDEARKLINALAGLITAAAPEVSDMHARSLRDGLRTLQLAFREASSIPDPIGKGPGEKWTGPVN; from the coding sequence GTGAGTACTATTCCGGCCGACCACAGTGATCACGACCCCGAGCGCCTCTCGCGCTGGGACGAACAGGAACGGGTCGCTCAGTCGGCCACGCGCGACATCGCGGACGTCCCGGCCGTCGAGGTGATCACCACCACGTCGGTCCATCTGATGAGCGCCGCGGCCGTGAAACTCGGCCTCGCCGACGCCCCCGACCAGCAGAAGGACCTCGACGAGGCACGGAAGCTCATCAACGCACTCGCCGGCCTCATCACGGCGGCAGCCCCCGAGGTCAGCGACATGCACGCACGTTCGCTCCGGGACGGGCTCCGGACGCTCCAGCTCGCGTTCCGCGAGGCCTCCTCGATCCCCGACCCGATCGGCAAGGGGCCCGGCGAGAAGTGGACCGGACCCGTCAACTGA
- the priA gene encoding bifunctional 1-(5-phosphoribosyl)-5-((5-phosphoribosylamino)methylideneamino)imidazole-4-carboxamide isomerase/phosphoribosylanthranilate isomerase PriA yields MNDFASTPELILLPAVDVAAGKAVRLTQGEAGTETSYGDPVDAAQEWARQGADWIHLVDLDAAFGRGSNASLMRKVIKSLRGVQIELSGGIRDDESLDAALDSGATRINLGTAALENPEWAADVILRYGEAIAVGLDVRGTTLAARGWTRDGGDLWQVLDRLEDAGCSRYVLTDVTKDGTLQGPNIELLREVAIRTDKPVVASGGISSLDDIAALRELVPLGVEGAIVGKALYAGAFTLAEALDVAGH; encoded by the coding sequence ATGAACGATTTCGCATCTACGCCCGAATTGATCCTGCTGCCCGCTGTCGACGTCGCCGCGGGGAAGGCCGTCCGCCTGACGCAGGGCGAGGCCGGTACCGAGACCAGCTACGGCGACCCGGTCGACGCCGCACAGGAGTGGGCTCGACAGGGCGCCGACTGGATCCACCTCGTCGACCTCGACGCCGCCTTCGGTCGGGGTTCGAACGCTTCGCTCATGCGCAAGGTCATCAAGTCGCTCCGCGGCGTGCAGATCGAACTGTCGGGCGGTATCCGCGACGACGAGTCGCTCGACGCCGCACTCGACTCGGGCGCGACCCGCATCAACCTCGGCACCGCAGCGCTCGAGAACCCCGAGTGGGCGGCCGACGTCATCCTGCGCTACGGCGAGGCGATCGCCGTCGGTCTCGACGTCCGCGGTACGACGCTCGCGGCGCGCGGATGGACCCGTGACGGCGGGGACCTCTGGCAGGTGCTCGACCGTCTCGAGGATGCCGGCTGCAGCCGTTACGTCCTCACCGATGTGACGAAGGACGGCACCCTGCAGGGGCCGAACATCGAACTGCTCCGCGAGGTCGCCATCCGCACCGACAAGCCGGTCGTCGCGTCCGGCGGTATCTCGAGCCTCGACGACATCGCGGCGCTCCGCGAACTCGTCCCGCTCGGTGTCGAGGGTGCGATCGTCGGCAAGGCTCTCTACGCCGGTGCGTTCACGCTGGCCGAGGCACTGGATGTCGCCGGACACTGA
- a CDS encoding SseB family protein: MSPDTDPHSGHPADSAGVPWEGRSFQPNPHSGDDGSADPALLAALIAFHAGEGPATDVVDAYRNARLLIPLVAQKGEEGVGPTGLTVDKTQELSIVTVAAPDGRKVLPVFSSVATMSRWDAAARPVPADGIRTALSAAADDTELIVIDPGSDTEFVLRRPAVWAIGQGHAWEPPHVSPEVFAGLQESIGTELGVLDLSVAAGDPHSRLRGPELVVSLHLVDGLDQAALDAILQRLASRWASDDRVAVLVDSLTVKLVRA; encoded by the coding sequence ATGTCGCCGGACACTGACCCGCACTCCGGCCACCCGGCGGACTCCGCCGGCGTGCCCTGGGAGGGACGCAGCTTCCAGCCGAATCCGCACAGCGGCGACGACGGGAGTGCGGACCCGGCCCTGCTGGCAGCGCTGATCGCGTTCCACGCGGGCGAGGGCCCGGCGACCGACGTCGTCGATGCCTACCGCAACGCGCGCCTCCTCATCCCTCTCGTCGCCCAGAAGGGGGAGGAGGGCGTCGGCCCCACCGGCCTCACGGTCGACAAGACGCAGGAGCTCTCGATCGTCACGGTCGCGGCCCCCGACGGCCGCAAGGTCCTGCCGGTGTTCTCGTCGGTTGCGACGATGTCGCGCTGGGATGCCGCGGCTCGCCCGGTCCCCGCCGACGGCATCCGTACGGCCCTGTCGGCGGCGGCGGATGACACGGAACTCATCGTCATCGACCCCGGCAGTGACACCGAGTTCGTGCTCCGGCGTCCCGCGGTCTGGGCCATCGGGCAGGGCCACGCGTGGGAACCGCCGCACGTCTCACCGGAGGTCTTCGCCGGGCTGCAGGAGTCGATCGGCACCGAGCTCGGCGTCCTCGACCTCTCCGTCGCCGCGGGGGATCCGCACTCGCGGCTGCGTGGGCCGGAGCTCGTGGTGAGCCTGCACCTCGTCGACGGTCTCGATCAGGCGGCGCTCGACGCCATCCTGCAGCGGCTCGCGTCGCGCTGGGCGTCCGATGACCGCGTCGCGGTCCTCGTGGACTCCCTGACCGTCAAGCTCGTTCGCGCGTGA
- the metE gene encoding 5-methyltetrahydropteroyltriglutamate--homocysteine S-methyltransferase, with translation MTQFPAGTILGYPRIGRRRELKRAVEAHWRGEIDEEALEAVAADLRRVTRERLAELGLGRTDSAIPESFSFYDQVLDVAASVGAVPERFAHLRDDDGSVPLAASFTAARGEGDAAPLEMTKWFDTNYHYLVPEIGPETRFALSSDRFARQIAEAVADGYVTRPVLVGPVTFLALSKPTDAAPDTRPLDRLDDVLPVYVELLAALRDAGAEWVQIDEPALVSQSLGYTDAELAAAITRAAEVLTASADRPSILVAAGYGALSDAAWQALAESEVEGIAIDLTRGSVPAAAPGLRSKVLVGGVIDGRNIWRGDLAAAAETLAAAAELGAATTVAGTSTSLQHVPHDLADEPDLDSRLVSWLAFADQKVAQVATLARGLRDGRESISAEVDAASAALADRSEADGVRDHTVRTRVAALTAADRTRTAFEVRSAVQDAALGLPILPTTTIGSFPQTGEIRRARARFGRGELDADAYEGFLRDEIGRVIELQRDIGLDVLVHGEAERNDMVQYFAENLDGFAVTRNGWVQSYGSRATRPSILWGDVSRPAPITVPWAAYAQSLSSAPVKGMLTGPVTILAWSFVRDDQPLSDTADQVALALRDEIADLERAGIAIVQVDEPALRELLPLKAADQAAYLEWSVGAFRLATAGAGDATQIHTHLCYSEFGVVIDAIAALDADVTSIEAARSRGEVISDVAASGFDHGIGPGVYDIHSPRVPSEAEVTDLLERAVVELDVRRLWVNPDCGLKTRGYDETVASLRNIVAATRAVRARVAGR, from the coding sequence ATGACCCAGTTCCCTGCCGGCACCATCCTCGGCTACCCCCGCATCGGGCGCCGCCGAGAGCTGAAGCGAGCCGTGGAAGCCCACTGGCGCGGCGAGATCGATGAGGAGGCGCTCGAAGCCGTCGCCGCGGACCTCCGTCGTGTCACGCGCGAGCGACTCGCCGAACTCGGTCTCGGTCGCACCGATTCCGCGATCCCGGAGTCGTTCTCCTTCTACGACCAGGTGCTCGACGTCGCGGCATCCGTCGGCGCGGTGCCCGAGCGCTTCGCGCATCTTCGCGACGACGACGGCTCGGTCCCGCTCGCCGCCTCGTTCACGGCAGCGCGAGGCGAAGGCGACGCCGCGCCCCTGGAGATGACGAAGTGGTTCGACACGAACTACCACTACCTCGTTCCCGAGATCGGTCCCGAGACGCGCTTCGCGCTCTCGAGCGACCGCTTCGCCCGTCAGATCGCCGAGGCCGTCGCGGACGGCTACGTGACGCGCCCCGTCCTCGTCGGCCCGGTGACGTTCCTCGCCCTGTCGAAGCCGACGGATGCCGCTCCCGACACTCGTCCGCTGGACCGACTCGATGACGTGCTCCCCGTCTACGTCGAACTCCTGGCCGCCCTCCGCGACGCGGGAGCCGAGTGGGTGCAGATCGACGAGCCCGCTCTCGTCAGCCAATCGCTCGGGTACACAGATGCCGAGCTCGCCGCGGCCATCACACGGGCTGCGGAGGTGCTCACGGCATCCGCTGACCGTCCGTCGATCCTCGTGGCGGCGGGGTACGGAGCACTTTCGGATGCGGCGTGGCAGGCGCTCGCGGAGTCCGAGGTCGAGGGCATCGCCATCGACCTCACCCGCGGGAGCGTGCCCGCCGCAGCTCCGGGGCTCCGCTCGAAGGTCCTCGTCGGGGGAGTGATCGACGGTCGGAACATCTGGCGCGGCGACCTGGCCGCAGCCGCCGAGACCCTCGCCGCGGCGGCCGAGCTCGGTGCCGCCACGACGGTCGCCGGCACGTCGACGTCGCTTCAGCACGTTCCCCATGACCTCGCTGACGAGCCAGATCTCGATTCGCGGCTGGTGTCGTGGCTCGCGTTCGCCGACCAGAAGGTCGCGCAGGTAGCGACGCTCGCTCGCGGACTCCGAGACGGGCGGGAGTCGATCTCGGCTGAGGTGGATGCCGCGAGCGCCGCGCTCGCCGACCGGAGCGAAGCCGATGGCGTGCGCGATCACACGGTCCGCACCCGGGTGGCGGCCCTCACCGCTGCCGACCGGACGAGGACCGCCTTCGAGGTGCGCTCGGCAGTGCAGGATGCCGCGCTCGGGCTGCCCATCCTGCCGACCACCACGATCGGTTCGTTCCCGCAGACCGGCGAGATCCGTCGTGCTCGTGCGCGTTTCGGACGCGGGGAACTCGACGCGGACGCGTACGAGGGTTTCCTTCGCGACGAGATCGGTCGGGTGATCGAGCTGCAGCGCGACATCGGACTGGACGTCCTCGTGCACGGCGAGGCCGAGCGCAACGACATGGTGCAGTACTTCGCCGAGAACCTCGACGGCTTCGCCGTCACCCGGAACGGCTGGGTGCAGTCCTACGGGTCACGGGCGACGCGCCCATCGATTCTGTGGGGCGACGTCTCGCGACCTGCGCCCATCACCGTGCCCTGGGCGGCGTACGCGCAGTCGCTGTCGTCCGCTCCCGTGAAGGGGATGCTGACCGGGCCCGTGACGATCCTCGCGTGGTCGTTCGTGCGGGACGACCAGCCGCTGAGCGACACCGCCGATCAGGTGGCGCTGGCCCTCCGCGACGAGATCGCCGACCTCGAGCGCGCGGGCATCGCGATCGTGCAGGTCGATGAGCCGGCGCTCCGCGAGCTCCTGCCGCTCAAGGCTGCGGACCAGGCGGCCTACCTCGAGTGGTCGGTGGGTGCGTTCCGCCTTGCGACGGCGGGTGCCGGCGATGCGACGCAGATCCACACGCATCTCTGTTACTCCGAGTTCGGTGTCGTGATCGATGCGATCGCTGCGCTCGACGCCGACGTCACGTCGATCGAGGCGGCCCGGAGCCGGGGCGAAGTGATCTCGGATGTCGCGGCCTCCGGCTTCGACCACGGGATCGGCCCCGGTGTCTATGACATCCACTCGCCGCGCGTCCCGTCCGAAGCCGAGGTGACGGACCTGCTCGAGCGGGCGGTCGTCGAACTCGACGTCCGGCGCCTCTGGGTCAACCCCGACTGCGGTCTCAAGACCAGGGGCTACGACGAGACCGTGGCGTCGCTCCGGAACATCGTCGCCGCGACACGTGCCGTGCGCGCGCGGGTCGCAGGCCGCTGA
- the hisH gene encoding imidazole glycerol phosphate synthase subunit HisH, protein MTAAPLVAVLDYGSGNVHSAVKALNEAGADARLTRDRGLIADAAGLLVPGVGAFSAVMSALTASRGDELIGRRLAGGMPVLGICVGMQVMFELGVERGVNTEGLGEWPGSVTELHAPVLPHMGWNTVRAGEGSTLFAGLEEERFYFVHSYGAQDWTLDVIKPFREPVLTWCDYGTPFLAAVENGPLSATQFHPEKSGAAGIRLLSNWITSLPGA, encoded by the coding sequence GTGACCGCAGCGCCGCTCGTCGCGGTCCTCGATTACGGTTCGGGCAACGTCCACTCGGCAGTCAAAGCGCTGAACGAGGCCGGCGCCGATGCGCGCCTGACGCGTGACCGCGGCCTGATCGCCGATGCCGCAGGGCTGCTCGTCCCGGGCGTGGGGGCGTTCTCCGCCGTCATGTCGGCGCTCACAGCCAGCCGCGGCGACGAGCTGATCGGTCGTCGGCTCGCCGGGGGGATGCCGGTACTCGGTATCTGCGTCGGAATGCAGGTCATGTTCGAGCTCGGCGTCGAGCGGGGCGTGAACACCGAAGGGCTGGGGGAGTGGCCCGGGTCGGTCACCGAACTCCACGCGCCCGTTCTCCCGCACATGGGATGGAACACCGTCCGTGCCGGAGAGGGCTCCACGTTGTTCGCCGGTCTCGAAGAAGAGCGGTTCTACTTCGTGCACTCCTACGGAGCGCAGGACTGGACCCTCGACGTGATCAAACCCTTCCGCGAGCCGGTTCTCACCTGGTGCGACTACGGCACGCCGTTCCTCGCCGCTGTCGAGAACGGCCCGCTGTCGGCGACGCAGTTCCACCCGGAGAAGTCGGGGGCCGCCGGCATCCGGCTGCTTTCCAACTGGATCACCTCGCTCCCCGGCGCCTAG